One Euphorbia lathyris chromosome 1, ddEupLath1.1, whole genome shotgun sequence DNA segment encodes these proteins:
- the LOC136224194 gene encoding universal stress protein A-like protein has translation MESRAGEIGKKMKVMVAIDESEGSFYALQWTLDNLINSLFTTSNEPTIQGGLITLLHVQQPFNPAVYPIGPGGAVVESVRKARQETSAALLVRALNMCNDKMVKAETVILEGDAKDMICQATEQRPIDLLVVGSRDLGTIKRAFLGSVSDYCSHYAKCPTLIVKQPRELLTKTS, from the exons ATGGAGAGTAGAGCAGGAGAAatagggaagaagatgaaagtGATGGTTGCAATAGATGAAAGTGAAGGAAGCTTCTATGCTCTTCAATGGACACTCGACAACCTTATTAATTCCCTTTTTACTACTTCTAATGAACCTACCATTCAAGGTGGTTTAATAACGTTGCTTCATGTCCAGCAGCCTTTCAACCCCGCTGTTTACCCCATCGGTCCCGGTGGAGCTG TAGTGGAATCGGTGAGGAAAGCTCGGCAAGAGACTTCTGCAGCATTGCTCGTCCGTGCATTAAACATGTGCAATGACAAGATGGTGAAAGCAGAAACTGTGATTCTCGAAGGAGATGCAAAAGACATGATTTGTCAGGCTACTGAGCAAAGGCCCATTGATCTCCTTGTTGTTGGCAGTCGCGACCTTGGCACAATTAAGAG GGCCTTCTTAGGGAGTGTAAGTGATTACTGTTCTCATTATGCAAAATGTCCTACTCTCATTGTCAAGCAACCAAGGGAGCTACTTACAAAGACCAGTTAG